The genomic interval CGAGGAGGACGCCGTGGGGGATGCGGGCGCCGAGGAGGTGGTAGCGCTCGGGGTGGCGCAGGAAGTCGACGACTTCCTGCAGGTCGGACTTGGCCTCGTCGCAGCCCGCGACATCGGCGAAGGTGAGCTTGATCTGGCCCTCGCTGATCACCGCCGCCTTCGACTTCCCGAAGTTCCCCGCCGCCCCCTCACCACCGCCGGGTCGGCGGAAGAGCAGGACGAGCAGGGCCACGATCAGCAGGCCGGTCAGCAGGCCGCTCACCAGCGTGATCACGCTCAGGCGGGGGGGCGCGGCGTAGGTGACTTCCACGCCCGCCGCCTCCAGCCGGGGCAGGGCGATCAGGGGATCGGCAGCCAGGGTGCGGGTCTGGAACGCTTCCCCGTCGTCCAGCCGACCCGTCAGCAGGGCAGTGTTGTTCTGAATCTGCACGGTCAGTGTCGCGACCTTGCCCGCCCGCAGCGACGCCGCGAGGTCGTCCAGCCCGAGTTCGTCCGGGCGGCCGCGGGGACTCAACACGATGATCAGGAGCAGGAGCGCCCCCACCGCCGCCGCCAGTCCCCAGCCCCAAGCGCCGCGCTTCACCCGCGTGCCCCCCGCCCCCGGCCCTGTGTCATGCCCCAGTGTAGGCCGACTGGGCCGGGAAACTTTGGAAGAGAACTAGCGATGTGAATGAGCGAGCTGTCCCACAAGGTTGAGCACAGGGCACTCAAGTCTATTGACATCTCCAAACTGTAGCCTTATGCTGTCTGCAGTTCAGAACTGCTGTTCACCCGGCAGCAGAATCTTACGTATGTATCCCTCAATTCTCTTTCCCAAGGAGTCATCATGCCTAAAGCTGTCGGAATCGACCTCGGTACCACCAACTCTGTGATCGCCGTGATGGAAGGCGGACGCCCCGAGGTCATCGTGAACGCCGAAGGCGCCCGCACCACCCCCTCGGTCGTGGCCTACAAGGGCGACGAGCGCCTCGTCGGGCAGATCGCCCGCCGTCAGGCCGCGCTGAACCCCAAGGCCACCCTCTTCGAGGTCAAGCGCTTTATCGGCCGCCGCTGGGACGAGATCCGCGAGGAAGCGGGCCGCGCTCCCTTCGTGGTCAAGGAAGGCCCCGGCGGGTCGGTGCGGATCGAAGTCAACGGCCAGGACCTCGCTCCCGAACAGGTCAGCGCGGAGGTACTGCGCAAGCTCGTGCAGGACGCCTCGGCCAAGCTCGGCGAGAAGATTCGCGACGTGGTCATCACCGTGCCCGCGTACTTCGACAATTCGCAGCGTGAAGCCACCAAGCAGGCGGGCGAGATCGCGGGCCTGAACGTGCTGCGCGTGATCAACGAGCCCACCGCCGCCGCGCTCGCCTACGGCCTGGAGCGCAAGGGCAACGAGACGGTCCTGGTGTTCGACCTCGGGGGCGGCACCTTCGACGTGACCATTCTCGAACTCGGCGACGGTGTCTTCGAGGTGAAGTCCACCTCCGGCGACACGCACCTCGGCGGCGCGGACTTCGACCAGCGCCTCGTGGGATGGCTCGCGGGCGAGTTCCAGAAAGAGCACAACTTCGACCTGCGCAAGGACCCCCAGGCCCTCCAGCGCCTGATCGAGGCGGCGGAAAAGGCCAAAATCGAGCTGTCGAACGCCTCCGAAACCACCATCAGCCTGCCCTTCATCACCTTCGACCCTGAGACGCGCACCCCGCTGCACCTGGAGCGCAGCCTGACGCGGGCCAAGTTCGAGGAGCTGACCGCCGACCTGCTGCGCCGCGTGCGGCACCCGGTCGAGCAGGCCCTCTCGGACGCGAAGCTCAGTGCCTCGCAGATTGACGAAGTGATTCTGGTGGGCGGCTCGACCCGCATCCCGGCCGTCAAGCGCATCGTGCAGGACATCATCGGCAAGACGCCCAACGAGTCGGTCAACCCCGACGAGGCCGTGGCGCTGGGCGCAGCGGTGCAGGCGGGCATCATTCAGGGCGACTCCAGCCTCGGCGACATCGTGCTGGTGGACGTGACCCCGCTGACGATGGGCGTGGAGGTCAAGGGCGGCATGATCGCCCCGATGATCACCCGCAACACCACGGTCCCCGCCAAGAAGACCGAGATCTACACCACCGCTGAGAACAACCAGCCCGGCGTGGAGATCAACGTGCTGCAGGGCGAGCGCCCGATGGCCGCCGACAACAAGTCTCTCGGCCGCTTCAAGCTCGAAGGGATTCCGCCCATGCCCGCAGGCCGCCCGCAGATTGAGGTGACCTTCGACATCGACGCGAACGGCATCCTGCACGTGACGGCCAAGGAAAAGACCAGCGGCAAGGAAGCCTCCATCCGCATCGAGAACACCACCACCCTCGACAAGAGCGACGTGGAGAAGATGGTGCGCGAGGCCGAGCAGAACGCCGAGGCCGACCGCCAGCGCCGCGAGAAGGTCGAGAAGCGCAACAACCTCGACTCGCTGCGGGTGCAGGCCATGACGCAACTCGACGAGAACGCCGGGGCAGCGCAGGACGCCAAGGACCGCCTGAAGGCCGCCGCCGACGAGGCCGAGGAAGCCGTGCGCCTGGACGACGACAGCCGCATCGAGAGCGCCCAGAAGCGGCTTGAGGAGGAACTCCGCACCTTCATGACCGCCGCGCAGCAGGGCGGGCAGGGTCAGGACGGCGCCGCCCAGAGCCAGGCCCAGAAACAGGACGACGACGTGATCGACGCGGACTTCAAGCCCGCTGACTGAGCCGAGCGTCCACTCCAGACCACACATCGAGGGGAGAGGACGGCTGACAGGCCCCTCTCCCCTATCTTCACACCATGTTTCGCAGACGGGGGACCCCCATGACCCAGGACGACCAGAACCAGACCACGCCGCAGGCCGAGCAGACTACCCAGGACCGCAAGAAGACCGTGGACGCCGACACCGGCACCGAGATTGACACCGACCTCCCCACCGCCGAGACGGACAACCTTGAAGAAGACCTTGACGCCGCCGGATTCCCCGGCATGGACGAGGGCATGTTCGCCCAGGTGCAGGAGATGATGGGCAAGCTCGCACGGGCCGACGAGCTGGAAAAGGAGAACGCCGAGCTGAAGAACCGGCTGGGGCGCCTCGCCGCCGACTTCGAGAGCTACCGCCGCCGCACCCAGGAGGACGTGGACGCGGCGCAGGGGCAGGGGGTGGCGAAGGCTGCCGAGGCCCTGATGCCCGTGTATGACGACCTTGACCGGGCGCTGAGCATGGGCACGGGCGACCCCGCCAAGCTGATTCCCGGCATGCAGGCTGTCCAGAACAAGGTGCTGCTGGTCTTCAGCGGGCTGGGCCTGGAAGTCACCGGGCGCGAGGGCGAGGTCTTCGATCCCCGCTGGCACGAGGCGATTCAGGTCGTCCCTGCCGACGAGGACGACGTGATCGTGCAGGTTTACCAGCTCGGCTTCCGCATGGGCGACCGCTCGGTGCGGCCCGCGCGGGTGGTGGTGGGGAAGAAACAGTGAGCACCCCGTGGTCAGCCGCCAGCCCTTGACGACTCTGTTCCCGCTGGCGGCTGGCCGCTGAACGCTGGAGGCTCCCTATGGCATACCAGGATTACTACAACGTCCTCGGCGTCACGCGCGGCGCCTCGGACGCGGACATCAAGAGCGCGTACCGCAAGCTCGCAAAGGCTTACCACCCCGACAAGAATCAGGGCGACGAGAAGGCCGCCGACAAGTTCAAGGAAATCGGGGAGGCGTACGCGGTCCTCTCCGACCCGGAGAAGCGCAAGCTCTACGACCAGTTCGGCCACACCGGGCAGGTGCCGCCGGGCTACGGCGACGCGGGCAACTTTCAGGGCGGCGACTTCGCGGGCTTTGATCCCTCGCAGTTCAGCGACTTCTTCCAGGGCCTGTTCGGCATGGGAGGGCGGCGGGGCGGCGGCTTCCAGGGGGGCACGGGGGGCTTTCCGGGCGGCGGGCAGGTCAACCTCGACGACCTGCTGGGCGGCATCGGCGGCACCCAGGGGCGGAGATTCGTGCAGAACGTGGAGGGCGAGTTGCAGGTCACCCTGCAGGAAGCCTTCACCGGGTCCGACGAGGTCATCAACGTGGACGGCAAACGCCTCGCCCTGCGCGTGCCCGCCGGAACGCGCGACGGCTCCCGGCTGCGGCTGGCGGGACAGGCGCCGGGGGGCGGCGACGTACTGCTCACCATCCGGGTACTGGAAGACGCCCGCTTCGACCTGGAAGGCGACGACCTGATCACCACAGTGGACGTGCCCGCTCCCGTCGCGGCGTTGGGCGGCTCCGTCACCGTGCCCACCCTGGGAGGCAACGTGACCCTCACCGTCCCGCCCGGCAGCACCGGGGGCCGCCGCATGCGCCTGCGTGGGCAGGGCTGGCCGAGGCGGGACGGCACGCGGGGCGATCTCTATGCCCGGCTGAACCTGACGGTGCCGCGCGACCTCACCGACGAGGAACGGGAGCTGTACCGCAAGCTGCGTGACCTGCGTCCGTGAACCGTCCAACGAGAAGGGCCGCCTCTTCACCGGGCGGCCCTTCTGCCGTGTGCGGTTACTGGGGATCGGCGCTGGGCTGGCTGACTCCTTGCAGGGCGGTCTCGTCAGCGTCCCCACCGGTACGGACGGCGAGGTCCCCGAGGCTGACCATCCCCACGACCTTGCCGCCGTCCGTGACGGGCAGGCGGCGAAGCTGGCGGTCGGCCATCTCGCGGGCGGCCTCCTGCACGTCGGTGTCGGCCTCCATCGTGAAGACGCTGCCGGTGGTGTAGTCGGTCACGGCGGTGCCGTAGTCGTGACCGTAGGCGACGGCCCGAATCACGATGTCGCGGTCGGTGATGATCCCGCTGGGGTGGTCCCCATCCATCACCAGCACGGCCCCGATGTCCTGTTCGAGCATCAGGGTGGCGACTTCCTTGAGGGTGGCCTGGGGGTCCACGGTCACGGGGCTGGACGTCATGATCTCGCGAAGGGTAGGCATGAGGGGACCTTACTCCGTGAAAGCGCCCGGTCCGGTGGGAGAGAGCTAAAGGGGCCGAAAGAAGAGGAGAAGGCGCGTGGCCCTCTCCCCTGTCCCCGACTTGCAGCTCAGCGCATCAGCCAGTCGAAGCTCGTCTTCATCAGCAGGGCGCGGCTCTGGGGCGTCAGGCCCTCCAGTCCGAAGCCCATGTTGACGGTGCGGTAAGCGCCCGCATCGTTGGCGACGATGGCTCCGGCATTCTCGCCCGCGTTCTGGGCCGAGATGCGCGGCGCGGGGGTCTGGGCCTGGGTCCGGGGCTGCCCGCCGAAGATCTGGTTCAGGAGGCCGCCGATCAGATTCGCCGCGAGGCGCTCGACCAGCCCGCGCGGGTCCTGCACCTTCTGCCCGGCACGGGTGGTGTTGGGATCCACCCGGATGCTCTGGGCGGTGATGGTGCCCGCCGTGGCGTTCGCGCTCCCCCACGAGGCGACGACCTGTGAGCCGCTGAGGTCCGCAATCACGTCGGGGTAGTACTGGTTGCCCGCGCTGCCCGCCGCGTTCAGGGTGAAGGCCGTGTTGCCAAAGGCGCCGCGCGTCACGAAGCGGGGGTTGCCCGAGCTATCTGCCACGAAACGGGTCTTGAGGGTGCCCGTGTAGAAGGCGCTGCCCCCGATGTCGTAGCCCACGTCCTGCCCGGTCACGAGGAGGCGGCCCCCACCCGCGAGGTACTGGCGCAGCGTGTTCTGGTCCTGCGCGGTCAGGGTGTTCTGGTACTGCTCGCCCGTCGCCCACAGCACCACGTCCACCCGCTGCATCTCAGAAAGGGGCACCGCGCCCTGGGTCTGGGTGTTCCACACGAAGGCGCCGCCCGCTGCCGCGTTGGCCCGGATCGCGTCGCGCAGCGCGGCCGTCACGTCGGCGCCCTGACCCATGTCGTCGTCCACAAGCAGGACGCGGGGCTTGGTGCTGCCCGCAGGCGGCGTGGGCGTGGGGGCCGGGGTGGGCGCGGGAGCGGGAGCCGGAGCCGGCTGAGCCGCGACGGGCTTGATAAAGCAGCCCTTGCGGACGCCGGGAGCGGGGTCACTGCCCCACTCGGCCACCGTGCAGTTGAAGCCGTCGGTGCCGATGCCTGTCAGGTAGCGCCCGGCCGTCCCGAAGGCCGCCTCGCGCTGGCCCTTGAAGTCGCAGAACCCGCCTTCCACCGCACACAGGTCGAAGCCTGCCGGTCCCGTGGGGTTGGCCGGAGCGGGGGCCGGGGTGGGTGCCGGAGTCGGCGTAGGGGCGGGAGTCGGCGCCGGAGTGGGAGCGGGCGTCGGGGCCGGGGTCGGCGTGGGGGTCGGTGCCGGAGTGGGCGCCGGGGTCGGCGCGGGCGTCGGGGCCGGGGCCGGAGTGCCCGCCGTTACGCCCAGCTTGCCCAGCGCTCCGGGCACGCTGATCAGCCCGTAGCCGACGTTGTTGTTCTTGCTGCCTGCGTTGCTGGCGGAGGTGTACAGCGCGTTCTTGATCGCGTCCACGCCCGTGCCCGGCTTGGCCGAGAGCATCAGCGCGACGGCGCCCGCCGCGATGGGGCTGGCCTGAGAGCTACCGCTCAGCGCTCCGTACTGCCCGTTGGGGAAGGAGCTGGTGATTGCCACGCCGGGAGCAGCGATGTCGGGCTTCACAAAAACGCCGTTGATCTGTCCCTGCCACGCAACCGGACCCCGGCTGCTGAAAGACGCGACCTGCCCGTTCTGGTCCACAGCCCCGACCCCGATGGCGTCGGGGATGTTGCCAGGGCTGCCCGTGCTGCCTGCGGTCGGGCCAAAGTTGCCGATGGCGAACACGGGCGCCACGCCCGCCTTGAGCATGTTCTGCACCGGCACGATGAACTCGTCGTATGTGCCGGGAATCCCCAGGCTCATGTTCACGACCTGGGCGCCGTCGTTGGTGTCGGCGTTGTTGTCGGGGTCGAGCACATACTGCATCCCCGCGATCACCTGCGCGAAGGTGCCCTCGTTGTTGGGGAGGACCAAGGCACTGATCAGCCGGGCTTCGGGGGCCACGCCCACCGTCTTGCCCGCGATCAACCCGGCGGTGTGGGTGCCGTGGTTGGTGGTGTCGCGCGGGGTGCTGCCGATGCGGTCGCCTTCTGCGTTGAACTCGGCGAAGGCGGCGATACGGCCCGCGTACTCGGGGTGGTTGGGGTCAATACCGCTGTCGAGGTGCCCTACCCGGATGTTCTGCCCCCGGAAGCCCGAGGCCCACGCCTGGGGCGCCCCGATGCTCTGGAGGTGCCACGGGGTCCCGGTCGGCGCCGAGGCCGCGCTGAGGGCCGCCGCGCGGGGAATCTGCACCTTGAAGTTCTCGAACACCGCGTCCACGAAGGGCAGTGCCGCGAGCGCCCGCGCCTGCACTGGGGTCAGCGGCAGGAAGATGCTCTGGTCGAGCCACAGCTGGGTGACCCGGCCCGAGTTCACGGCCTGGTTGATGAACCCGGCGGCGGGGCCAAGCTGCGCGAGCCGCGCCTGAAGCTGCTGGCGCGAACTCTTGAACAGCGCCCGGCCCCGGTCGGTGTTGCTGAACTTGAAGCGCACGATCACGCCCGTGGGCGTCTGGTCGCCGCGCTGCGCCCGCTGCAGCAGCGTGGGCGAGAGCGTTCCAGCCTCGGCGAGGCTGGCGCTGCCCAGCGTCAGGGCGGCGCCAAGCAGCAAAGTGGCCTTGGTCTTGGTCATACCCGGCAGCCTAGCGGCCTCCCCGTGACGCCCCCTGAAGCGGACGTGAGGACGCCTTGAGGCGGCGTCAGGGGCGGGTCAGTCGCCGGGGGTACCCGGCACCGGGAGCCTGTTCTCCCCGGACCGGGCGCTGGCTGGATTCCGTTGCGGCGTGTGCCGGGCGACGACGCGGCGGAGCGCCGACCTAGCGGGCGTACTGCACGATCACGCGGCCATCGCTGGTGCGGCCATTCATCATGCTGAAGCGGGAGACACTCAGGACCGTCTGCCCCCCCTTGAGGGAAACGAGCTGCACAATCAGGTTGATGCCGTTTTGCGTGTAGGGGTTGTTGCCGCGCAGGTTCCACTCGAAACCGCTCTGCACGTCAAGCGCCCGCTCCTGGGCGTTGTCGGCCGCAAAGATCTGAGGCTTGCCAGAAAATCCCTCGGGAGCACGCAGCTCACCGGTCAGCAGGTCGATCTCCAAGCCGCGCAGCACCCCGTCCAGACCTGCCACGTCCCCGAAGCGCAGGCGGCTGCCCTCGCGGGTCGCGGGGAGCTTGATCCGCTTGCCCGTCGGCGCGAGTGCGGGCTCGAACAGCAGGTAGCTGTCGAACTCGGCGCGGCTGATGCCCAGCCGGGGGTCGTAGGCGAGCTTCTCGCCGCGCTGGAACTTGTTCATGATCGTCCGCAACGCCTCCCGGTCGCCCCCCAGCTCCGCGACCCGGCCGGTCAGGGTCATGATGAGGCGGCTGGCCTGCCAGTCCATCAGCTGGGCGCTCTGGCCCGGCTGCGGCAAGAGGCCCACCAGCCGGGTCAGCCAACCGCTCGGCAGCGGCATCCCCACCGGGGCAGCCTGGACCCCCACTGGAGCCAGGGCCACACTGCCCAGAACCAGCAGCATCAGGGAAAAGCGAAGGGCGTGCATGCCACGGCGGAGCATACGCGCCCAGGGTGAGAATTTTCCCCCACCCGCGCCTCATATGACCCCACCCTGCCGTCAGACGGGCGTCAGCCTGGGGGGGGATCGGGGGGTCAGGCCTTGCCGACGCTGCCCAGCACCCGCAGCTTGTGCTCGACGATCTGGCTCATCAGGTCACGGGCAGGGCCAAAGATCTTGCGGGGGTCGAACTCCTTGGGGTTTTTCTGGAGGGCCTCGCGGATGGCGACGGTGCTGGCGAGGCGCAGGTCGGTGTCCACATTGACCTTGGCGATGCCGTGCCCGGTCGCCCGCTGAAGATCCTCGTCCGCGATGCCCGCCGCGTCCCCGATCTCGCCGCCCCCGTCACGGAACCGCTGCACGATCTCGGCCGGAACGCCGGAGGAGCCGTGCGCGACGAGCGGGATGGTCGTCAGCGAGGCGATCTTCTCGATGCGGGCATGGTCGATGTAGGGACGGCCCTTACCCTTGTACGCCCCGTGCGAGGTGCCGATGGCAATGGCGAGGTAATCGGTGCCCGTCTGCTCGATGAACTGCACGGCTTCCTCGGGGTCCGTCAGGAAGGCGTCCTTCTCGTCCACGACGATGTGCTCCTCGATGCCGCCGAGGCGCCCGAGTTCGGACTCCACGCTGATGCCCATC from Deinococcus terrestris carries:
- the dnaK gene encoding molecular chaperone DnaK, whose translation is MPKAVGIDLGTTNSVIAVMEGGRPEVIVNAEGARTTPSVVAYKGDERLVGQIARRQAALNPKATLFEVKRFIGRRWDEIREEAGRAPFVVKEGPGGSVRIEVNGQDLAPEQVSAEVLRKLVQDASAKLGEKIRDVVITVPAYFDNSQREATKQAGEIAGLNVLRVINEPTAAALAYGLERKGNETVLVFDLGGGTFDVTILELGDGVFEVKSTSGDTHLGGADFDQRLVGWLAGEFQKEHNFDLRKDPQALQRLIEAAEKAKIELSNASETTISLPFITFDPETRTPLHLERSLTRAKFEELTADLLRRVRHPVEQALSDAKLSASQIDEVILVGGSTRIPAVKRIVQDIIGKTPNESVNPDEAVALGAAVQAGIIQGDSSLGDIVLVDVTPLTMGVEVKGGMIAPMITRNTTVPAKKTEIYTTAENNQPGVEINVLQGERPMAADNKSLGRFKLEGIPPMPAGRPQIEVTFDIDANGILHVTAKEKTSGKEASIRIENTTTLDKSDVEKMVREAEQNAEADRQRREKVEKRNNLDSLRVQAMTQLDENAGAAQDAKDRLKAAADEAEEAVRLDDDSRIESAQKRLEEELRTFMTAAQQGGQGQDGAAQSQAQKQDDDVIDADFKPAD
- a CDS encoding nucleotide exchange factor GrpE, which produces MTQDDQNQTTPQAEQTTQDRKKTVDADTGTEIDTDLPTAETDNLEEDLDAAGFPGMDEGMFAQVQEMMGKLARADELEKENAELKNRLGRLAADFESYRRRTQEDVDAAQGQGVAKAAEALMPVYDDLDRALSMGTGDPAKLIPGMQAVQNKVLLVFSGLGLEVTGREGEVFDPRWHEAIQVVPADEDDVIVQVYQLGFRMGDRSVRPARVVVGKKQ
- a CDS encoding DnaJ C-terminal domain-containing protein codes for the protein MAYQDYYNVLGVTRGASDADIKSAYRKLAKAYHPDKNQGDEKAADKFKEIGEAYAVLSDPEKRKLYDQFGHTGQVPPGYGDAGNFQGGDFAGFDPSQFSDFFQGLFGMGGRRGGGFQGGTGGFPGGGQVNLDDLLGGIGGTQGRRFVQNVEGELQVTLQEAFTGSDEVINVDGKRLALRVPAGTRDGSRLRLAGQAPGGGDVLLTIRVLEDARFDLEGDDLITTVDVPAPVAALGGSVTVPTLGGNVTLTVPPGSTGGRRMRLRGQGWPRRDGTRGDLYARLNLTVPRDLTDEERELYRKLRDLRP
- a CDS encoding CBS domain-containing protein; this translates as MPTLREIMTSSPVTVDPQATLKEVATLMLEQDIGAVLVMDGDHPSGIITDRDIVIRAVAYGHDYGTAVTDYTTGSVFTMEADTDVQEAAREMADRQLRRLPVTDGGKVVGMVSLGDLAVRTGGDADETALQGVSQPSADPQ
- a CDS encoding S8 family peptidase, which translates into the protein MTKTKATLLLGAALTLGSASLAEAGTLSPTLLQRAQRGDQTPTGVIVRFKFSNTDRGRALFKSSRQQLQARLAQLGPAAGFINQAVNSGRVTQLWLDQSIFLPLTPVQARALAALPFVDAVFENFKVQIPRAAALSAASAPTGTPWHLQSIGAPQAWASGFRGQNIRVGHLDSGIDPNHPEYAGRIAAFAEFNAEGDRIGSTPRDTTNHGTHTAGLIAGKTVGVAPEARLISALVLPNNEGTFAQVIAGMQYVLDPDNNADTNDGAQVVNMSLGIPGTYDEFIVPVQNMLKAGVAPVFAIGNFGPTAGSTGSPGNIPDAIGVGAVDQNGQVASFSSRGPVAWQGQINGVFVKPDIAAPGVAITSSFPNGQYGALSGSSQASPIAAGAVALMLSAKPGTGVDAIKNALYTSASNAGSKNNNVGYGLISVPGALGKLGVTAGTPAPAPTPAPTPAPTPAPTPTPTPAPTPAPTPAPTPAPTPTPAPTPAPAPANPTGPAGFDLCAVEGGFCDFKGQREAAFGTAGRYLTGIGTDGFNCTVAEWGSDPAPGVRKGCFIKPVAAQPAPAPAPAPTPAPTPTPPAGSTKPRVLLVDDDMGQGADVTAALRDAIRANAAAGGAFVWNTQTQGAVPLSEMQRVDVVLWATGEQYQNTLTAQDQNTLRQYLAGGGRLLVTGQDVGYDIGGSAFYTGTLKTRFVADSSGNPRFVTRGAFGNTAFTLNAAGSAGNQYYPDVIADLSGSQVVASWGSANATAGTITAQSIRVDPNTTRAGQKVQDPRGLVERLAANLIGGLLNQIFGGQPRTQAQTPAPRISAQNAGENAGAIVANDAGAYRTVNMGFGLEGLTPQSRALLMKTSFDWLMR
- the fba gene encoding class II fructose-1,6-bisphosphate aldolase, coding for MLVTGNDILVPARAGRYGVPSFNTNNMEITQAIIHTAERLRAPVMVQMSEGAIKYGGQDLANIVIDLAHRATVPVALHLDHGSSYESALKAIKMGFTSVMIDASHHPFEENVKETRRVVEAAHAMGISVESELGRLGGIEEHIVVDEKDAFLTDPEEAVQFIEQTGTDYLAIAIGTSHGAYKGKGRPYIDHARIEKIASLTTIPLVAHGSSGVPAEIVQRFRDGGGEIGDAAGIADEDLQRATGHGIAKVNVDTDLRLASTVAIREALQKNPKEFDPRKIFGPARDLMSQIVEHKLRVLGSVGKA